The Mycolicibacterium boenickei genome has a segment encoding these proteins:
- a CDS encoding sulfotransferase family protein, whose product MQRPAPIRFDDLANPVYPPAAQPIRDGLAAYGANLDLNPESLLTAATERTGLDDFGDPAFRERLDVLCTSLRDEAGLCDTGVAIAFEQLVGNLVNRLRLEALIADHPEIEDVDIERPVIICGLPRTGTTHLHNLLAADPALRHLPYWESLEPVPGPGEDTPQPRRDRCGAGLELVNASLPEFRRMHDMTVEHAHEEIQLLANDISGMLFETTYYVPSFAAHYKTHDQAASYRYVKRSLQAMQWLRGGTRWVLKSPQHLEQFPTLAATFPDATFVVTHRDPVEVTLSMMTMICYATRMAVTRPDVAQLTGHWLGRIDDLLAGCIRDRDTLPAGQSIDVRFDDFMADERGTLADIYRLADQPFGDDVRAAMTDFLTEHPRGRYGGVIYDAADLHLDPAALAERFRDYRERFLS is encoded by the coding sequence ATGCAACGCCCGGCGCCGATCCGGTTCGACGACCTGGCGAATCCGGTGTATCCCCCGGCGGCCCAACCGATCCGCGACGGACTGGCCGCCTACGGCGCGAACCTGGACCTCAACCCCGAGTCGCTGCTGACGGCGGCGACCGAGCGGACCGGGCTGGACGATTTCGGCGACCCCGCGTTCCGGGAACGTCTCGACGTGCTCTGTACCTCGCTGCGTGACGAAGCGGGTCTGTGCGATACCGGTGTGGCGATCGCGTTCGAGCAACTGGTCGGCAACCTGGTCAACCGGCTGCGCCTGGAGGCGCTGATCGCCGATCATCCCGAGATCGAGGACGTCGACATCGAACGGCCGGTCATCATCTGCGGCCTCCCCCGAACCGGCACCACGCATCTGCACAACCTGCTCGCCGCGGACCCTGCCCTGCGCCATCTGCCCTACTGGGAGAGCCTGGAACCGGTGCCGGGACCCGGCGAGGACACCCCACAGCCGCGCCGGGATCGATGCGGTGCGGGCCTGGAACTGGTGAACGCCTCGCTGCCGGAGTTCCGGCGGATGCATGACATGACCGTCGAGCACGCCCACGAGGAGATCCAGCTCCTGGCCAACGACATCTCGGGCATGCTGTTCGAAACCACCTACTACGTGCCGAGTTTCGCCGCTCACTACAAGACACACGACCAGGCGGCGTCCTATCGGTACGTCAAGCGCAGCCTGCAGGCGATGCAATGGCTGCGCGGCGGCACCCGCTGGGTACTCAAATCACCCCAGCATCTGGAGCAGTTCCCCACGCTGGCCGCCACCTTCCCCGATGCGACTTTCGTTGTCACCCACCGTGATCCGGTCGAGGTGACACTGTCGATGATGACGATGATCTGCTACGCGACCCGGATGGCGGTGACCCGTCCCGATGTGGCGCAGCTGACCGGGCATTGGCTGGGCCGTATCGACGATCTGCTCGCCGGCTGCATCCGAGATCGCGACACCCTGCCCGCAGGGCAATCCATCGATGTCCGGTTCGACGACTTCATGGCCGACGAGCGGGGCACCCTGGCCGACATCTACCGTCTCGCCGACCAACCGTTCGGCGACGACGTGCGGGCAGCGATGACCGACTTCCTCACCGAGCATCCGCGCGGGCGCTACGGCGGTGTCATCTACGACGCGGCGGACCTTCACCTCGATCCGGCCGCCCTGGCCGAGCGTTTCCGCGACTACCGCGAGCGGTTCCTCAGCTAG
- a CDS encoding FadR/GntR family transcriptional regulator has translation MGNPEPPTTEPAGATPGLLERELEPSSRVDEITDRLVTAVAIGEYLPGSRLPAERELAASLKVGRMTVRAALARLVEFGLVETRRSGRGGGTYVLQQWPESSTAAVGRTLTTRLDELRDRCDAICRIHGAVCRAAAEARTDRDLVVLRERLEAYRCAESGLAAQQADSALHLAIMDAAGNAVLKQMLLELEASVSIAAPAHLWGESATMREMELRALREHEQLIEAIAGRRGDDAEALARAHLAIDFEHITAAMRRVGGQGG, from the coding sequence ATGGGGAATCCCGAGCCGCCGACTACCGAACCCGCGGGCGCCACGCCCGGGTTGCTCGAGCGCGAACTCGAACCCTCGTCGCGGGTGGATGAAATCACCGACCGTCTCGTCACCGCGGTGGCGATCGGCGAATACCTCCCCGGCTCCCGGCTGCCTGCCGAGCGTGAACTCGCGGCGTCCCTGAAGGTCGGCCGGATGACGGTCCGCGCGGCCCTGGCCCGGCTGGTCGAGTTCGGATTGGTCGAAACCCGGCGCAGCGGCCGCGGCGGCGGCACCTACGTGCTGCAGCAGTGGCCTGAGTCGTCGACGGCCGCTGTCGGGCGCACCCTGACCACGCGGCTCGACGAACTACGGGACCGCTGCGATGCCATCTGCCGAATCCACGGTGCCGTATGCCGTGCGGCCGCGGAGGCCCGAACGGACCGTGATCTCGTGGTGCTGCGGGAGCGGCTCGAGGCCTACCGCTGCGCCGAGAGTGGTCTGGCCGCCCAGCAGGCGGACAGCGCGTTGCACCTGGCAATCATGGACGCGGCCGGCAATGCCGTGCTCAAACAGATGCTGCTCGAGTTGGAAGCCTCCGTCAGCATCGCCGCACCGGCGCACCTGTGGGGTGAATCGGCGACCATGCGCGAGATGGAGTTACGGGCCCTGCGGGAGCACGAACAGCTGATCGAAGCGATCGCCGGGCGTCGCGGCGACGACGCCGAAGCGCTGGCACGCGCACACCTGGCGATCGACTTCGAACACATCACCGCCGCGATGCGGCGGGTCGGCGGCCAGGGCGGCTAG
- a CDS encoding proline iminopeptidase-family hydrolase, translated as MLTAMPRCTRTVPFRGHETWVQITTPESAHPGALPLFVLHGGPGMAHNYVANIAALADETGRTVIHYDQLGCGNSTHLPDAPADFWTPQLFVDEFHTVREDLGIDRYHVLGQSWGGMLGAEIAVRAPEGLASLSICNSPASMQLWVEGAAELRAQLPPEARAALDRHEADGTVTDPAYLAATEEFYRRHVCRVEPMPKDFADTVAQMEAEPTVYHTMNGPNEFHVIGTLRGWSIIDRLPSVTAPTLVIAGEFDEATPATWQPYVDLIPDARSHVFADTSHCTHLEKPEEFRSVIAEFLNQHDLAAAARV; from the coding sequence ATGCTGACCGCCATGCCTCGTTGCACCCGCACAGTGCCATTCCGCGGTCATGAGACGTGGGTTCAGATCACCACCCCGGAATCCGCACACCCCGGCGCTCTTCCGCTGTTCGTCCTGCACGGCGGCCCCGGCATGGCGCACAACTACGTCGCCAACATCGCCGCCCTGGCCGACGAGACCGGCCGCACCGTCATCCATTACGACCAGCTGGGCTGCGGCAACAGCACACACCTGCCCGACGCCCCTGCCGACTTCTGGACACCGCAGCTCTTCGTCGACGAGTTCCACACCGTCCGCGAGGATCTCGGAATCGACCGGTACCACGTGCTCGGGCAATCGTGGGGCGGCATGCTCGGCGCCGAGATCGCCGTCCGGGCCCCGGAGGGACTGGCGTCGCTGTCGATCTGCAACTCCCCCGCCTCGATGCAACTGTGGGTCGAGGGCGCCGCCGAGCTTCGCGCTCAACTGCCGCCGGAGGCCCGGGCCGCGCTGGACCGCCACGAGGCCGACGGCACGGTCACCGATCCCGCATACCTGGCCGCCACGGAGGAGTTCTACCGTCGTCACGTCTGCCGGGTCGAGCCGATGCCCAAGGACTTCGCCGACACCGTCGCCCAGATGGAGGCCGAACCGACGGTGTACCACACGATGAACGGCCCCAACGAGTTTCACGTCATCGGCACTCTGCGCGGCTGGAGCATCATCGACCGGCTGCCATCGGTCACCGCCCCGACGCTCGTCATCGCCGGCGAGTTCGACGAGGCCACCCCGGCGACCTGGCAACCCTATGTCGATCTCATTCCCGACGCCCGCAGTCACGTGTTCGCCGACACCAGCCACTGCACTCACCTGGAAAAACCCGAGGAGTTCCGCTCGGTGATCGCCGAGTTCCTGAATCAGCACGATCTGGCCGCTGCCGCCCGGGTCTGA
- a CDS encoding APC family permease: MATEAAAAHLTTGEGQRDLESFGYKQELSRSVSTADLIVYGLVFMVPIAPWTIFGTVYNSASGMVPLVYLIGLIAMVFTALAYSQMAKSFPLAGSVYAYVGRGIHPGLGFFAGWAILLDYLLIPTLLYVFAAESMVGLFPGTPRWVWAVVFVVVNTIINLLGVGSLKIVNRVFLAVELVFVVLFVIIAVRAINGQSLPDVGWSALPIWNSELVTAPLIAAALSIAVLSFLGFDGISTLAEESTGKKNPAGRAMIVALFVVAFLFITQTWLASLLAGGRESFGDDEVGNAFFLLVQAASSTGWMNAFFVVNVLAVGFANAMAAQAATSRLLFSMSRDRQLPAFLSTISSRKVPIAAILVVSALSLVLVLFFVGQIGLISSLVNFGALFGFCLLHASVIWYYAVRQKSRNYLLHLVVPTIGFLIIGYVLINADALAKIGGIVWLVIGGIIFASNMIRGRGVPELAEEPAT, translated from the coding sequence ATGGCAACAGAAGCGGCCGCCGCCCACCTCACCACCGGTGAAGGGCAACGCGATCTCGAATCATTCGGCTACAAGCAGGAACTCAGCCGTTCGGTCTCCACGGCCGACCTCATCGTCTACGGCCTGGTGTTCATGGTGCCCATCGCGCCGTGGACCATCTTCGGGACGGTCTACAACAGCGCGTCGGGCATGGTGCCGCTGGTCTACCTGATCGGCCTGATCGCGATGGTGTTCACCGCACTGGCGTACTCCCAGATGGCCAAGTCGTTCCCGTTGGCGGGGTCGGTGTACGCCTACGTGGGCCGCGGTATCCACCCCGGCCTCGGCTTCTTCGCCGGCTGGGCCATCCTGCTCGATTACCTGTTGATCCCCACCCTGCTCTACGTCTTCGCCGCCGAATCGATGGTCGGACTGTTCCCGGGTACTCCGCGATGGGTGTGGGCCGTCGTCTTCGTGGTGGTGAACACGATCATCAACCTGCTCGGCGTGGGTTCGCTCAAGATCGTGAACCGCGTATTCCTCGCGGTGGAACTGGTTTTCGTCGTGCTGTTCGTGATCATCGCGGTGCGCGCCATCAACGGGCAGTCACTCCCCGACGTCGGGTGGAGCGCATTGCCGATCTGGAACTCCGAGTTGGTCACCGCACCCTTGATCGCGGCGGCACTGTCGATCGCGGTGCTGAGCTTCCTCGGCTTCGACGGCATCTCCACGCTGGCCGAGGAATCCACCGGGAAGAAGAACCCGGCCGGCCGCGCGATGATCGTCGCCCTGTTCGTGGTGGCGTTCCTGTTCATCACCCAGACCTGGCTGGCCAGCCTGCTGGCCGGCGGCCGCGAATCGTTTGGTGACGACGAGGTCGGCAACGCGTTCTTCCTGCTGGTGCAGGCCGCGTCGAGCACCGGCTGGATGAACGCATTCTTCGTGGTCAACGTGCTCGCCGTCGGTTTCGCCAATGCGATGGCGGCCCAGGCCGCCACCAGCCGGTTGCTGTTCTCGATGAGCCGCGACCGCCAACTGCCCGCGTTCCTGTCCACGATCAGCTCACGCAAGGTGCCGATCGCAGCCATCCTGGTGGTCAGCGCCCTGAGCCTGGTGCTGGTGCTGTTCTTCGTCGGCCAGATCGGCTTGATCTCGTCGCTGGTGAATTTCGGCGCGCTGTTCGGCTTCTGCCTGCTGCACGCCTCGGTCATCTGGTACTACGCGGTGCGCCAGAAATCGAGGAACTACCTGCTGCACCTCGTGGTGCCGACCATCGGCTTCCTGATCATCGGCTACGTGTTGATCAACGCCGATGCGCTGGCCAAGATCGGCGGCATCGTCTGGCTGGTGATCGGCGGGATCATTTTCGCCTCCAACATGATCCGGGGACGCGGGGTCCCTGAACTAGCTGAGGAACCGGCGACGTAA
- a CDS encoding winged helix-turn-helix domain-containing protein → MATLTTTQARRIAVAAQGFHDAKPRGPVTRAHLRKLVSRIQVLQLDSVSVAVRAHYAPVFSRLGPYDRDTLDRAAWTHSARTPRLLVEYWAHEAALMAVEDWPLLRWRMREYTHGRWGTEIVRKNPKLAEDIVAAVAELGPSTAGQIEAHLESEPRGRKGPWWDRSETKWVAEALWSSGVLTTATRVGFARHYDLTERVLPPEVLARELDDEDAVRELTLRAATALGVGTEADIRDYFRMGAKQVKPAIAKLVADGELEPVDIEGVPAYLRAGQTVPRRDRGTALLCPFDPLIFFRPRVERLFGFHYRIEIYVPAAKRQFGYYVWPFLLDGRLVARVDLKRTDTALQVPGAFIENGQDPARVAEALAVELRTMASWLGVGEVEVGGRGDLAEPLRRRFLS, encoded by the coding sequence GTGGCCACCCTGACGACAACCCAGGCGCGCCGGATCGCTGTCGCCGCGCAGGGCTTCCACGACGCGAAGCCGCGCGGCCCCGTCACCCGTGCCCATCTGCGCAAGTTGGTCTCCAGGATTCAGGTGTTGCAGCTGGATTCGGTGTCGGTGGCGGTGCGCGCGCACTACGCACCCGTGTTCAGTCGGCTGGGGCCCTATGACCGGGACACCCTGGACCGGGCCGCGTGGACCCACAGCGCGCGCACACCCCGGTTGTTGGTGGAGTACTGGGCACACGAGGCGGCGCTGATGGCGGTGGAGGACTGGCCGCTGCTGCGGTGGCGGATGCGTGAGTACACCCACGGTCGGTGGGGCACCGAGATCGTCCGGAAGAACCCCAAGCTGGCCGAGGACATCGTGGCCGCGGTCGCCGAGCTCGGCCCGTCCACCGCCGGTCAGATCGAGGCCCACCTGGAGTCCGAGCCGCGCGGCCGCAAGGGGCCGTGGTGGGACCGCAGCGAGACCAAGTGGGTGGCCGAAGCGCTGTGGTCGTCAGGGGTCCTGACGACGGCGACACGCGTCGGGTTCGCCCGGCACTACGACCTCACCGAACGGGTTTTGCCGCCCGAGGTGCTCGCCAGGGAGCTCGATGACGAGGACGCGGTCCGCGAGCTGACGCTGCGGGCCGCCACCGCGCTCGGGGTGGGCACCGAGGCCGACATCCGCGACTACTTCCGGATGGGGGCCAAACAGGTCAAGCCGGCGATCGCCAAGCTGGTGGCCGACGGGGAGCTGGAGCCCGTCGACATCGAGGGTGTCCCGGCGTACCTCCGTGCGGGCCAGACTGTGCCACGACGTGACCGTGGAACGGCGCTGCTGTGCCCGTTCGACCCGCTGATCTTCTTCCGGCCCCGGGTGGAGCGGTTGTTCGGCTTTCACTACCGGATCGAGATCTACGTCCCGGCGGCCAAACGCCAATTCGGTTACTACGTATGGCCGTTTCTGCTCGACGGTCGGCTGGTGGCCCGGGTCGATCTCAAACGCACCGACACCGCGTTGCAGGTTCCCGGGGCGTTCATAGAGAACGGCCAGGACCCCGCGCGGGTGGCGGAGGCCCTGGCCGTCGAGCTGAGGACGATGGCGTCGTGGCTGGGGGTGGGCGAGGTCGAGGTGGGGGGTCGTGGCGACCTCGCCGAGCCGTTACGTCGCCGGTTCCTCAGCTAG
- a CDS encoding DUF4303 domain-containing protein, which yields MAFDWEAFETDLSLAAAKAVREMVEAAASETPYAVAFSEFYAETTGVIYLPNLALATEESVDDPDCRFSPPDWEYQDYEWGETDSQWGERLSAAVTDLPRTQWEQEWDRFAQAMLNIAARTRTTLVAAGTLPDDAVVYLDDEDADLLVRSLTAEELRRHFPDYLAAAEAERNLLAMPIEQRVASLVAAAGFLPGPPGALGRERATELLLDAGAAAVPAGITALGHPETAWAGAKLLADLNIATPEVLEALWAALPLRGNAHDWVATALGRLGAGLEVLARRDLPAGSRAAAVAAPYRSFRDHGRGHPPLDYTLLAAGLADPAVATIVADDLKPGRGYCTLDAADLPGVRPGLEHPEPVIRRHAVIVLSDLIGPMGSGDLDRDVVSALEDRIDQLAAEDPDSEVRRLAGYRARR from the coding sequence GTGGCGTTCGACTGGGAAGCGTTCGAGACGGATTTGAGCCTGGCCGCCGCGAAGGCGGTCCGCGAGATGGTCGAGGCGGCCGCGTCGGAGACACCGTATGCGGTGGCCTTCAGCGAGTTCTATGCCGAGACCACCGGGGTGATCTACCTACCCAACCTGGCCCTGGCCACCGAAGAATCGGTCGACGACCCGGACTGCCGGTTCAGTCCGCCCGACTGGGAGTACCAGGACTACGAGTGGGGCGAGACGGATTCGCAGTGGGGTGAGCGGCTCAGCGCCGCGGTGACAGATCTGCCCCGCACGCAATGGGAGCAGGAATGGGACCGGTTCGCCCAGGCGATGCTGAACATCGCCGCGCGGACACGGACCACGCTCGTCGCCGCAGGAACCTTGCCGGACGACGCCGTGGTCTACCTCGATGACGAGGACGCGGATCTTCTCGTTCGTTCGCTGACCGCCGAGGAACTGCGCCGGCACTTTCCCGACTACCTCGCCGCTGCGGAGGCCGAACGGAATCTGCTGGCCATGCCGATCGAGCAACGGGTGGCCTCGCTCGTGGCCGCGGCAGGTTTCCTTCCCGGCCCGCCGGGCGCACTAGGCCGGGAACGTGCGACCGAACTGCTGCTCGACGCCGGTGCGGCCGCCGTGCCGGCAGGGATCACGGCCCTCGGCCATCCCGAAACCGCTTGGGCGGGAGCGAAATTACTCGCAGACCTCAACATTGCCACGCCCGAGGTGCTGGAGGCGCTGTGGGCGGCGTTGCCGCTGCGGGGCAACGCGCACGACTGGGTGGCCACCGCCCTGGGCCGGCTCGGTGCCGGACTGGAGGTGTTGGCCCGCCGCGACCTGCCGGCCGGCAGCAGGGCTGCCGCCGTCGCCGCCCCGTACCGTTCGTTCCGCGATCACGGCCGCGGCCACCCGCCGCTCGACTACACGCTGCTGGCCGCCGGGCTTGCCGACCCGGCAGTCGCGACGATCGTGGCAGACGATCTGAAGCCGGGACGGGGGTACTGCACGCTCGACGCCGCCGATCTCCCCGGCGTCCGGCCCGGGCTCGAGCACCCCGAGCCCGTGATCCGTCGTCACGCGGTCATCGTGCTGAGCGATCTGATCGGACCGATGGGATCCGGCGACCTCGACCGTGACGTAGTCAGCGCGCTGGAGGACCGGATCGACCAACTCGCGGCCGAAGATCCCGACAGCGAGGTGCGCAGGCTGGCGGGCTACCGCGCTCGCAGGTAG
- a CDS encoding dihydrofolate reductase, which yields MTDDLRQLAMIWAQSTSGVIGRDNGIPWHLPEDQVRFKQLTLGQTVVMGRLTWESLPAKVRPLPGRRNVVITRDPGYVADGAEVLTGLDDVFRGWVIGGAQIYAQAMPFTVRCEITEIDIDLPPAEGDAMAPELDASWTKTTGEWLTSSSGLRYRYCSYLRAR from the coding sequence ATGACCGACGATCTTCGACAGCTGGCGATGATCTGGGCGCAGTCGACCTCCGGCGTCATCGGCCGCGACAACGGCATTCCCTGGCACCTGCCGGAGGATCAGGTCCGGTTCAAGCAGCTCACTCTCGGGCAGACGGTGGTGATGGGCCGGCTGACCTGGGAATCGCTGCCGGCCAAGGTCCGCCCGCTGCCGGGGCGGCGCAACGTCGTCATCACTCGCGATCCCGGATACGTGGCCGACGGTGCCGAGGTACTGACCGGACTCGACGACGTCTTCCGCGGCTGGGTGATCGGCGGGGCCCAGATCTACGCACAGGCGATGCCGTTCACGGTCCGGTGCGAGATCACCGAGATCGACATCGACCTGCCACCCGCCGAGGGCGACGCGATGGCGCCTGAGCTGGACGCCTCGTGGACCAAGACCACCGGCGAGTGGCTGACCAGCAGCTCGGGTCTGCGTTACCGGTACTGCAGCTACCTGCGAGCGCGGTAG
- a CDS encoding thymidylate synthase, with protein MPIQTPYEDLLRKVTEQGVAKSDRTGTGTRSLFGHQMRYDLAAGFPLITTKKVHTKSVIYELLWFLRGDSNVRWLQDHGVTIWDEWASETGDLGPVYGVQWRSWPTPSGDHIDQISNALDLLKRDPDSRRNIVSAWNVGEIPQMALPPCHAFFQFYVADQKLSCQLYQRSADLFLGVPFNIASYALLTHMMAAQAGLGVGEFVWTGGDCHIYDNHVDQVALQLGREPRPYPELVLAQRDSLFDYTYEDIAILNYDPHPAIKAPVAV; from the coding sequence GTGCCGATCCAAACCCCCTACGAAGACCTGCTACGAAAGGTGACCGAGCAGGGGGTGGCGAAATCCGATCGCACCGGCACCGGCACCCGCAGTCTGTTCGGGCATCAGATGCGTTACGACCTGGCGGCCGGCTTTCCGTTGATCACCACCAAGAAGGTGCACACCAAATCGGTGATCTACGAGTTGCTGTGGTTCTTGCGCGGCGATTCGAACGTGCGGTGGCTGCAAGACCACGGCGTCACGATCTGGGATGAATGGGCCAGTGAGACAGGCGATCTCGGACCGGTCTACGGCGTGCAGTGGCGGTCGTGGCCGACGCCGTCCGGTGACCACATCGATCAGATCTCGAATGCCCTCGATCTGCTCAAGCGGGACCCCGACTCACGGCGCAACATCGTCTCGGCGTGGAATGTGGGGGAGATCCCGCAGATGGCCCTGCCGCCGTGCCACGCGTTCTTTCAGTTCTACGTCGCCGACCAGAAGCTGTCCTGCCAGCTGTATCAGCGGAGTGCGGATCTCTTCCTGGGGGTGCCGTTCAACATCGCCAGCTACGCCCTGCTGACGCACATGATGGCCGCACAGGCCGGGTTGGGCGTCGGTGAATTCGTCTGGACCGGCGGCGATTGCCACATCTACGACAACCATGTCGACCAGGTGGCCCTGCAGCTCGGCCGTGAACCTCGGCCATACCCGGAACTTGTTCTGGCGCAACGGGATTCACTGTTCGACTACACCTATGAGGATATTGCGATTCTGAATTACGACCCGCACCCGGCGATCAAGGCACCTGTCGCTGTATGA
- a CDS encoding dienelactone hydrolase family protein encodes MPTTTDTITTPDGTCPVTVATPEADGPWPGVVLFPDAGGLRPTMEEMAAKLAGFGYVVLVPDVYYRTPGWGPFDLNTVFTDQEQRKQLFELMSTLTPEIYAADAEAFFDYLAARPDVSGEKFGTTGYCMGGRASLIVATRVPERVAAALSFHGGRLAVADDPDSPHLLADKIRATVYVAAAENDASFTEDDAKRLEDALSGAAVDHTIEFYPAAHGFAVPDHKAVYDEAAAKRHWENTERVFGAAFAPA; translated from the coding sequence ATGCCGACCACCACAGACACGATCACCACCCCCGATGGCACCTGCCCCGTCACCGTCGCGACGCCGGAAGCCGACGGCCCCTGGCCGGGGGTCGTGCTGTTTCCCGACGCCGGCGGCCTACGGCCCACCATGGAAGAGATGGCGGCCAAGCTGGCCGGATTCGGTTACGTCGTGCTGGTCCCGGACGTCTACTACCGCACCCCGGGCTGGGGACCCTTCGACCTCAACACGGTGTTCACCGACCAGGAGCAACGCAAGCAGCTGTTCGAGCTGATGAGCACACTCACCCCGGAGATCTACGCCGCCGACGCGGAGGCGTTCTTCGACTACCTCGCCGCCCGGCCCGACGTCTCCGGCGAGAAGTTCGGCACCACCGGCTACTGCATGGGCGGGCGGGCATCGCTGATCGTCGCCACCCGGGTGCCGGAGCGGGTTGCGGCCGCGCTGTCCTTCCACGGCGGCAGGCTGGCCGTGGCGGACGATCCCGACAGCCCGCATCTGCTGGCCGACAAGATCCGGGCGACGGTCTACGTGGCCGCGGCCGAGAACGACGCCTCGTTCACCGAGGACGATGCCAAGCGCCTTGAGGACGCGCTGTCCGGAGCCGCCGTCGACCACACCATCGAGTTCTATCCCGCAGCCCACGGCTTCGCGGTGCCTGATCACAAGGCGGTGTACGACGAGGCAGCCGCAAAGCGGCACTGGGAGAACACCGAGCGGGTGTTCGGGGCCGCTTTCGCCCCGGCATAG
- a CDS encoding HpcH/HpaI aldolase/citrate lyase family protein, with translation MYDQPFSDESHPTEPGFRIDPVLARSWLLVNGAQFERFAPAARSRADIVVLDIEDAVAPKDKVAAREKVTRWLADGNSDWVRINGFGTPWWADDLEMLAGTSVGGVMLAMVESVDHVTETARRLPDVPIVALVETARGLERITEIASAKGAFRLAFGIGDFRRDTGFGDNPATLAYARSRFTIAAKAAGLPGAIDGPTVGSSALRLSEATAVSAEFGMTGKICLTPDQCPTVNEGLAPSQDEISWAKEFFAEFQRDGGEIRNGSDLPRIARANKILDLARAYGIHEPEYSDDPDHVPAPSDTYHY, from the coding sequence GTGTATGACCAGCCCTTCTCCGACGAGTCCCATCCCACCGAACCCGGATTCCGGATCGATCCGGTACTGGCCCGGAGCTGGCTGCTGGTAAACGGCGCACAGTTTGAGCGGTTCGCGCCGGCGGCCCGTTCCCGCGCCGACATCGTCGTGCTCGACATCGAGGACGCGGTCGCACCCAAGGACAAGGTGGCCGCCCGCGAGAAGGTGACGCGGTGGCTGGCCGACGGCAACAGCGACTGGGTGCGGATCAACGGCTTCGGGACCCCGTGGTGGGCCGATGACCTCGAAATGCTGGCGGGCACCTCGGTGGGCGGCGTCATGCTGGCCATGGTCGAGTCGGTGGACCATGTCACCGAGACTGCCCGCCGGCTGCCCGATGTGCCGATCGTCGCCTTGGTGGAGACCGCCCGCGGCCTCGAGCGGATCACCGAGATCGCTTCGGCCAAGGGCGCATTCCGCCTCGCGTTCGGCATCGGCGACTTCCGGCGCGACACCGGATTCGGCGACAATCCGGCAACGTTGGCCTACGCGCGGTCGCGGTTCACCATCGCCGCCAAGGCCGCCGGACTCCCGGGCGCGATCGACGGGCCCACCGTGGGGTCCAGCGCACTGCGGCTGTCGGAGGCCACGGCGGTCTCGGCCGAGTTCGGGATGACCGGCAAGATCTGCCTGACGCCCGATCAGTGCCCGACCGTCAACGAGGGGCTGGCCCCCTCACAGGACGAGATCAGCTGGGCCAAGGAGTTTTTCGCCGAATTCCAGCGCGACGGCGGAGAGATCCGCAACGGGTCCGACCTGCCCCGTATCGCCCGGGCCAACAAGATCCTCGACCTGGCCAGGGCGTACGGCATCCACGAACCCGAGTACAGCGACGATCCCGATCACGTGCCGGCCCCGTCCGACACGTACCACTACTGA
- a CDS encoding flavodoxin family protein: MTKTLLVVHHTPSPATRDLLEAVLAGARDPEISGVTVELKPALAATVTDMLAADGYLFGTTANFGYMSGALKHFFDTVYYPSLDHVAGRPYGLWVHGNNDTVGAANAVDKIVTGLALVKAADVLEVTGVVDAGVRERAYELGGTLAATLME, from the coding sequence ATGACCAAGACGCTGCTCGTGGTGCATCACACGCCCTCTCCGGCGACACGGGACCTCCTGGAGGCCGTGCTGGCCGGGGCGCGCGATCCGGAGATCTCCGGCGTGACTGTCGAACTGAAGCCCGCGTTAGCTGCGACGGTCACCGACATGCTGGCCGCCGACGGCTATTTGTTCGGTACCACAGCCAATTTCGGTTACATGAGCGGTGCGTTGAAGCACTTCTTCGATACCGTGTATTACCCGAGCCTCGATCATGTGGCCGGGCGTCCGTACGGTCTGTGGGTGCACGGGAACAACGACACGGTCGGTGCGGCGAATGCGGTCGACAAGATCGTGACGGGGCTGGCGTTGGTCAAAGCGGCCGACGTGCTCGAAGTTACGGGTGTGGTCGACGCCGGAGTCCGGGAACGGGCCTACGAGCTGGGCGGCACCCTGGCCGCAACCCTGATGGAGTGA